AGCGCTGAGATCAATGACTGCCTCTGCATGCTTCTCAGGACAGCCACCTGCCTTCTCCACTCAGCGTCCCGCGTGTCCTCTAGGCTGCTTCTTCCCTCATAGAGTTCTAGTATAGTGTTGTAGACGTCGGCCATTGTAGGCGAGTCGCTCTTAGAGTACAGGTACCGTAATACAACTCTAAGGAGGTAGCGGACGTTTACAGCTGTAGCCATGAGCTTCAAGATATCCTCGAATATACTGAGTAGTACGTCTATAGCTACTGTCACAGCATGCTCACGATCCCTATGCCTGGGCAGGTCGAGCGGGTTCAAGCCGAATGGTGCTTCAAGAGGATCATAGAATCTCGCCTCAGGGATCATCGAGTGTAGCTCCCTCGACATATCCCCGTGGGGGTCTACTACTATGATGCCGACACTACTATTCTCTCTAACCCTGTACACTAAGAGCTTTAGGAAGCTGGTTTTACCACTCCCTGTCTGCCCCACCACGTAGACATGTCTAGCAAGGTCTCCAAGGCTTAATCTAACCTCTCTACCTGAAGGCGTCACCCCTATCCTGAAGGAGCTCGAGCTTCTTAACGGTACTGTCTCCGGGAGTAGCCTGCCTCTCGCGAAGTCCACTGGATGGAAGCTTGGATCCGGGAGGACTATGGAATCGTAGATAGCGCTCCCGCATGCAACAGGTATACTCCTCGTGAAGAGTTTATCAAGGAATTTGAACTTAAAGGGTTCAAGTAAGCCTGGTAGAGCCTCGAAGCCAGCCTTCTTCTCAACCCACTTTAATCTTGTTGATGATGCAGCTGATACAGCATCTTCAGCCTCACTTACAGTACTCTCACTGCTAGCTGCAATAGTTATTCTTAGACTCCACACCCCTCTCCCAGCTCTCTCTAGAATCAAGCGTGCCTCAACCCCGCCACCACGGCTCCCGCCTTCCAGCAGGCTACGGGCCTTCGAGCGGAAAATAGCGTCAAGCACATGATCTCTTGAAGCCCCAAGACAGAGGAGAACCGGGGGCTTCAGGGATACAGTCAAGCCGGGTGGATCAGTAATCACTGTATCCTTGAGCCAGAAGTCTCTTTCATCAGCCAGCCTGGCTTCCGCTACAAGTACCCTCTCCCCGAGAACCCCCTGCAGAATGCTGAAATCGTATCTTTCAACCACAGCGAGCTTCTGGAGAACTACTTCAGGCATTCTAGTCTCAATGATTACTTGAAGCCTTCCTCCAGTATTGAGAAGACAGTAGGTGAAGCGGTAGCCTAGGAGAGCCGGCTCAAACCTAGTGTTAATTCTAGGGAGAACCCGGTAGATCAATCCGAGGGCACTCTCTTCAAGCTATGAGAGTAGAGATTAGGACCCATAGGAAGGCTAGTAGTAGTGCTCCAGCAATCGAGCCGGCTACCAGCTTCTTCCCCTCCTCTACATCACCTAACACTATCTTTAAGACACCGTAAACCCCGGCACCTACTACTGCAACCCATGCAAGCCAGTAGATCCAGCTGAGTATTCTCGCTACAGCCTCCCCGATCCCCGGCGGAGGCTCCGGTGTAATCGTGATGGGTATAGAGTTGAATAGTAGGTCAGCTGAAATTTTATGCTTCACGTGAAACACCATGCTACATGCTCGTTAAGGGGTTAAATAATGAGGAGTACTACTAGGGTAGCAGAGGCCGGTTCCCCATCCCCGGTGGCGCGAAGGCTACTATACGCCTGCCGAGCTCAAAGCTGCATTAGTGGATATGGGGCGTCATTCCTCCTCTGAACTGCTTCTCCAATGGTACTTTCTCACGCTTCCCAGACACCTGAATTCTCTCTGAGAGGCTAGAGTAGTCTAGTATAGCATGTTATTTGACACTTCCTCCCAGTAGCTAGTGGTGTTTAAAGTGAAGTATTCGTGGTGGAGGTTGAAGGGTATTCCATTCTACTCCCTCAGTGATAGTGATAGAGATGTAGCTCTCAGCGAGTGGCTGGCAGTGATCTCCACGATTAAGAGCGGCGTAGTATTAGCGAGGAGGATTCCAGGCAGGTACAGGTACAAGGAGTTTGAGGTTGATACAGCTAGATACGAGTACTATGCTCTAGCCCCCATTGAAGTTGATCTCTCAAGGTTCTTTAATGCTGTAAGAGAAGAGCCCTTGAGACCCGGGGTTGCCGGGTTAAGAGGCTTCAAGACCCTAGTACTCGAGAGCGGGGAGCTTGCCCGAGTCTACGTAGCATTCAAGTTTCCTCTACAGCTGCCTGAAGGATTCACCTACATGCTTCTAGCAGCCTGTGATGAAGTCGCATTGGTATTCGAGAGAACCCCTAGGGCTAGAGCTCTCTCAATAGCGGACTCCCTGAGGAGGAGAAGAATGGGGATTATAGGCGTGAGGGAGGAGGCTAGTGTTGAGCTAGCAGGAGAACTCGCCTCGAGGGTTATAGAGGGAGCAGAACTCTACGTATTCTACCTGCTCTTAGTTCTAAAGGCATCCAGCACGAAGGTACTGGAAGAGAGAACAGAAGTCTTGGAGAGCACGCTTAGAGGATACAGTATTGAAGCTGAAGCACCACCACTACAGCCTCAACTCTACAGCTTCAAGGCTCCCGGGTTCCCCCTGCAGTTAGAGGAGAGGTATACTGATACATTCTCGCTTAAACCATTCTTTCCTTTAATAGACGAGGAGTTAAACGATGAAGGCGGAGTCTTCCTCGGTGTTTCAAGCGCTCAGTCACCCGTGGTATTAGACTTGTGGAGCAAGCCTAACTTAAACTTCACTATTCTAGGTGTATCAGGTTCAGGTAAATCAATGACCGTGAAGATCTTCTTGAAGAGACTGCGCGAGCAGCATCCCAGCATAGTCTACATGGGCGTGGACCCTGAAAGCGAGTACACTAGGGTAGCAGGGGTTCTCAGGGCTACTGCAATCGAGATCAGGGAGGGCTGGAAGCTAGGCTTGGATCCAGTTAAACTAATGCTTGAAGGTGTACTGGAGCTAGGGCAGGTTGCAGACCTGCTCTCAGAGCTCTACGCTATACCCCCTAAGCTCCAGGGGTTACTGAGAAAGGAGCTCTTCTTGAAGGCTGAGCTAGCTGGAGGTATAGAGGGGTTTGTAGAAGCCATTGAGAACAAGCAGCTCAAGAGGCTTCTAGAGGGTGCAGTAGCACCTCCAGACGTCTACGTTTATGAAGGCACAGCCCCTGAAATAGGAGGTTCAGCTATCTTCGGCTTAGCAAGCGTGAGATCAAAGAGGCTTAAGGTACTTATAAG
This genomic stretch from Desulfurococcus sp. harbors:
- a CDS encoding DUF87 domain-containing protein, whose protein sequence is MIYRVLPRINTRFEPALLGYRFTYCLLNTGGRLQVIIETRMPEVVLQKLAVVERYDFSILQGVLGERVLVAEARLADERDFWLKDTVITDPPGLTVSLKPPVLLCLGASRDHVLDAIFRSKARSLLEGGSRGGGVEARLILERAGRGVWSLRITIAASSESTVSEAEDAVSAASSTRLKWVEKKAGFEALPGLLEPFKFKFLDKLFTRSIPVACGSAIYDSIVLPDPSFHPVDFARGRLLPETVPLRSSSSFRIGVTPSGREVRLSLGDLARHVYVVGQTGSGKTSFLKLLVYRVRENSSVGIIVVDPHGDMSRELHSMIPEARFYDPLEAPFGLNPLDLPRHRDREHAVTVAIDVLLSIFEDILKLMATAVNVRYLLRVVLRYLYSKSDSPTMADVYNTILELYEGRSSLEDTRDAEWRRQVAVLRSMQRQSLISALSRLEPYARDKLLRKLTSRTTIDMRDVMKPASVTLFSTPKASLGEELARLVASTIVLKTWYEVLARARLGEPRTPVLLVVDEFQLISDLPVLDTVLSEARKYGLHLVIAHQHTGQLPEHLIQSLLTNTGVKVVFQVAGGDARRLSSIDADYAGLLEKTLTSLPVGTAVLKVTGQPSEPPPPPVIVKLDRVE
- a CDS encoding DUF87 domain-containing protein, whose product is MVFKVKYSWWRLKGIPFYSLSDSDRDVALSEWLAVISTIKSGVVLARRIPGRYRYKEFEVDTARYEYYALAPIEVDLSRFFNAVREEPLRPGVAGLRGFKTLVLESGELARVYVAFKFPLQLPEGFTYMLLAACDEVALVFERTPRARALSIADSLRRRRMGIIGVREEASVELAGELASRVIEGAELYVFYLLLVLKASSTKVLEERTEVLESTLRGYSIEAEAPPLQPQLYSFKAPGFPLQLEERYTDTFSLKPFFPLIDEELNDEGGVFLGVSSAQSPVVLDLWSKPNLNFTILGVSGSGKSMTVKIFLKRLREQHPSIVYMGVDPESEYTRVAGVLRATAIEIREGWKLGLDPVKLMLEGVLELGQVADLLSELYAIPPKLQGLLRKELFLKAELAGGIEGFVEAIENKQLKRLLEGAVAPPDVYVYEGTAPEIGGSAIFGLASVRSKRLKVLISALMSAYASNKLLAGVRRSVLFIDEAWLFTETPSVMSLVENAARRGRKHGVAFIYVTQRAEDLARTPQGRSILEQSATVLILRQEPEGRDTVKTVYRLSETEADMLVNAPPGYGLLKAGDKRLFTRILATREELELFSTRGV